One region of Sebastes fasciatus isolate fSebFas1 chromosome 1, fSebFas1.pri, whole genome shotgun sequence genomic DNA includes:
- the cd8a gene encoding T-cell surface glycoprotein CD8 alpha chain, producing MDQKWIQILGILVFCQQMTSGAGEDITAKEGQLVQIKCNPAEVGSMVVWFRVLDTSGMQFIASFTNNGLLKSPPASFPSTFSHSRIREGILTLLKFSKDLDSGVYSCASLFGGKELKFGNVIRLGGEKVKSTEAPRAAATTTEQTLCTTATPCVCNNNNDKKAETRPELFCSLIILGPLAGGCGLLLLILIITSVYCHQIRTRRCPHHYKRKPRVVAPGKQMMTKRPV from the exons atggaCCAAAAGTGGATTCAGATTCTGGGGATTCTGGTGTTTTGTCAAC AAATGACTTCAGGAGCTGGTGAAGACATAACTGCAAAGGAAGGGCAACTGGTTCAAATCAAGTGTAATCCTGCTGAAGTGGGCTCCATGGTCGTCTGGTTTCGAGTTCTGGACACATCTGGCATGCAATTCATTGCGTCTTTCACTAACAATGGCCTCCTAAAGTCACCTCCAGCCTCCTTTCCCTCCACCTTCAGTCACTCAAGGATTCGTGAAGGTATCCTGACACTGCTGAAATTCAGCAAAGATCTGGACAGCGGCGTTTACAGCTGTGCGTCTCTCTTCGGCGGCAAAGAGCTGAAGTTCGGCAACGTGATCCGGCTGGGCGGAG aAAAAGTCAAAAGCACCGAAGCACCGCGggccgccgccaccaccaccgaGCAAACCCTATGCACAACTGCCACGCCATGCGTTTGtaacaacaacaatgacaagAAAG CGGAAACCAGGCCTGAACTGTTTTGTTCTCTGATCATACTGGGCCCACTGGCTGGCGGCTGTGGCCTTCTTCTTCTAatcctcatcatcacctccGTGTACTGCCACC AAATAAGGACACGGAGATGCCCACACCATTACAAGAGAAA ACCGCGGGTGGTGGCTCCTGGAAAACAAATGATGACCAAAAGACCCGTTTAA